The Thalassophryne amazonica chromosome 6, fThaAma1.1, whole genome shotgun sequence genome includes a region encoding these proteins:
- the LOC117513043 gene encoding kinesin-like protein KIF20A, with amino-acid sequence MALSLSSPCGCHSEEEDSMAVFESTAAEHRDPARLCLSEISIISPVLDTQPSVIKPEVLVKPAVTRPGSSEEGSSEKVKVYLRVQPLIEAELERGEEQGCVVVQDEETLLLKPQKDSQNLRTAERSITQSMHKFTFSKIFGPETTQQQFYEETMKTMVKDVLKGENRLLYTYSVTNSGNTYTIQGSGRQADLLPRALVSLFRKLQGRLYGAMDLKPVMFQDVRKLNPGEVRAEEIRRNSLLKVDETSRRSGTNIASDSGTGGLSSTSNIATQLEDADSICLEPDSLSHSGGEDLEEGVQFSVWVSYEIYNKFLYDLLETLPYMQPRKWIKLRLSDDKQGNPYVRGLTWIQVCNAEEAWRILRAGRRNQSFACTHLNQNSSRSHSIFSNRILHICPEADPSQAIHINELTVCDLAESERCKEHRNGERMKEANNINTSLLTLGCCITALRNNHTNRSRPPQVVPFRDSELTRVLQSFFCGQGSSNMVVNINLCASIYDETLQALKFFAIATQHVHGPSTKTRVAYSLCLLREQTAKSNSSTVMEEEEEESDEDDDGDITLLNTQALLQAIDVLKREIQR; translated from the coding sequence ATGGCACTGTCTTTGTCCTCTCCATGTGGATGTCACTCTGAGGAGGAGGATTCAATGGCTGTGTTTGAGTCTACTGCAGCAGAGCACAGAGACCCAGCGAGACTCTGTCTATCTGAAATCTCTATCATTTCCCCGGTTCTGGACACCCAGCCTTCTGTTATAAAACCGGAAGTGCTGGTGAAGCCTGCAGTAACCAGACCAGGAAGCAGTGAGGAGGGGAGCAGTGAGAAAGTGAAGGTTTATCTACGTGTCCAACCACTTATTGAAGCGGAGCTGGAGAGGGGAGAAGAACAGGGTTGTGTGGTTGTCCAAGATGAAGAGACGTTGCTTCTTAAACCTCAAAAGGACTCTCAGAACTTGAGGACAGCTGAGAGAAGCATCACCCAGAGCATGCACAAGTTCACTTTCTCAAAGATCTTTGGGCCAGAAACAACACAGCAACAGTTTTATGAGGAAACAATGAAGACGATGGTGAAAGATGTTCTTAAAGGAGAAAACAGACTTCTCTACACTTACAGTGTCACCAATTCAGGAAACACCTACACCATTCAGGGTAGTGGTCGACAGGCTGACCTCCTGCCCAGAGCTTTGGTGTCTCTATTTAGGAAGCTGCAGGGTCGCCTTTATGGTGCCATGGATCTGAAGCCTGTGATGTTTCAGGATGTCAGAAAACTGAATCCCGGTGAAGTCAGAGCAGAGGAAATTCGCAGGAACTCTCTGCTCAAGGTGGATGAGACATCTCGTCGAAGTGGCACCAACATAGCCTCGGACAGCGGCACTGGAGGACTTTCCTCCACCAGTAACATAGCCACGCAGCTTGAGGATGCTGACAGTATTTGTTTGGAGCCTGACAGCCTTTCTCACAGTGGAGGAGAAGACCTGGAGGAAGGTGTTCAGTTTTCGGTCTGGGTGTCCTATGAGATTTACAATAAATTCTTGTATGACCTGCTGGAAACTCTGCCCTACATGCAGCCCAGGAAATGGATCAAACTTCGGCTTAGTGATGACAAGCAGGGCAACCCCTACGTGAGAGGCCTTACCTGGATCCAGGTTTGCAATGCAGAAGAAGCTTGGAGGATTCTGAGGGCAGGACGTCGGAACCAGAGCTTCGCCTGCACTCACCTCAACCAAAACTCCAGCCGTAGCCATAGCATTTTTTCCAATCGTATCCTGCACATCTGTCCAGAGGCAGACCCCAGTCAGGCCATACACATCAACGAACTGACTGTGTGTGACCTGGCCGAATCAGAGCGCTGCAAAGAGCACCGCAATGGTGAGAGGATGAAGGAGGCCAACAACATTAACACTTCCCTCTTAACGCTGGGATGCTGCATCACTGCTCTGAGGAACAATCATACTAACAGGTCTCGGCCCCCTCAAGTGGTGCCCTTCAGGGACAGTGAACTGACTCGGGTTTTGCAGAGTTTCTTTTGCGGCCAAGGAAGCTCCAACATGGTGGTGAACATCAACCTGTGTGCCTCCATCTATGATGAGACTCTCCAAGCCCTCAAATTCTTTGCTATTGCTACTCAGCACGTGCACGGCCCATCAACAAAGACCAGAGTGGCTTACAGCCTGTGTCTGCTCCGCGAGCAGACAGCAAAGTCTAACAGCAGTacggtgatggaggaggaagaggaggagagtgacgaagatgatgatggtgatatcaCATTGTTAAATACTCAGGCATTGCTGCAGGCCATAGATGTCCTGAAGAGAGAGATACAGCGTTAG